From the genome of Streptacidiphilus rugosus AM-16, one region includes:
- a CDS encoding CBS domain-containing protein, with the protein MTRPDLQISDDVTVDAAMDILHSSGADHVLVRDDEGRCAGLLTRQHLTPFRSRSWYTERTPVRNAPLDRAPFATTDMAADTAAAHMRSRGLASWPVVDHDGHAVGLLRLQSRP; encoded by the coding sequence ATGACACGCCCGGACCTGCAGATCAGCGACGACGTCACCGTCGATGCCGCGATGGACATCCTGCACAGCTCTGGAGCGGACCACGTCCTGGTCCGAGACGACGAAGGCCGATGCGCCGGGCTGCTGACCCGCCAGCACCTCACGCCGTTCCGGTCCCGCTCCTGGTACACCGAACGCACCCCGGTCCGCAACGCCCCACTCGACCGCGCCCCGTTCGCCACCACCGACATGGCAGCCGACACCGCCGCTGCCCACATGCGCTCGCGCGGCCTGGCCTCCTGGCCGGTTGTCGACCACGACGGCCACGCCGTCGGCCTCCTCCGCCTCCAGAGCCGGCCATGA